Part of the Zea mays cultivar B73 chromosome 4, Zm-B73-REFERENCE-NAM-5.0, whole genome shotgun sequence genome is shown below.
GGGGAGAGCAACCAGAGCAAGCGAGCTATTTATAGGGGTCGGGAGAAGACCGTTGACTTCCTACCCGTTCACCGAATAGAATCAAAGTCAACCGCTCAGACGCCGGGCATCGTTTTCGCATAACATGGCACCGGATGGAATCAAAGTAAACCGCTCAGATGCAATATTACATCTCTCCGTCACATGAAGTTACTATTTCAGTACTACACGATGGACAACTTTCACTGGGCAGACACtcattgggcacacccattgggtgtaccgCCCCGATTCTTCGAGGTTTTCTGAAACGGTGAGACTTGCAACATATACGCAATGAATATACTATGACAAGAGAGAAGATCGGCTGAAACGGGAGGAAGTCTAGATTCTACCAAACACAAGTCCAAACTGCAGAGGCATTGAAGTCCACGGCCGAGTGGCGTCCAGCCAGGACCTCTCTATTTTGACTGACCGGACTCTAGCTCGTCGCCGATCGAATTAACTCCAGACCAAACATGATATGGACAGATGTCGTCATCGAGATACTTTTAAAGACTATTTTGAAAAAAAcacaagatgaagacctttgagttgattatttcaaaatcaaatcaaagctcgggggctacacccttcggtgcacccaacagaATCACAAATTTTCGAAGCCAAGTGCTgaattctaaagcataagatgaagacctttgagttgattattTTAAAATCAAATCAAATCTCGGGGGCTacttcggtgcacccaacagaATCACAAAATTTCGAAGCCGAGTGCTAAATTCTAAAAGCCctaaatgaagacctttgagttgattatttcaaaatcaaatcaaagctcgggggctacacccattcggTGCACCCAACAGAATTATAGTGTCTCAAAGCCAGATGAGGAACTCAGAAGCAAGTACCGAGGATCTTTGaatcgattatttcaaaatcaatttaaagatcgggggcttgtgggggatgaatatcacccgagtcctcccaagggcGAAAACTTCTCTCGGGGCCACGTGGTAGTTGCCCCTCTGAGGCATCCCATCATGGGCCAGGCGAACGGAGACGATGGAAGCAGGCCGACCCAGAGGCAAAAGAGGCCCATGTCCGAGCTAGCCGCGACATAGGCGTGAATATGTCGGGCCTGTTTGTTACTGCGCCTGACATCCTAAAACGCCGGGGATAGCTCGGCATGGAGGCGCCGGATTTTCCTCGAGATAATGAAGTTGTTGGCTACTAATTAGGAGTTAAGTAGGAAAATTGCGATCAACACTTGTGCGAGAAGACccccacggtcgtgtatataaggccaagtGGGATCCCCTCcattttcatctcattagcaTCCCCTTAGTGCAGTAGACACCACATGTAATATCATCCATATACAAAGccaccccaggaagtagggtattacgcttttTAAAGCGACCCAAACTGCTGAAATTCacttctctctctctcgtgcTAGAGTGCGAACCATCGAGTTACGATCTGCGATACCGTCCAACCCAAAAGCACCAtgagggtaaccccgggtgtgcggtcggacacaaAACACCGACAATCCCCTAAGTTGTTAACTTTGCAAGTAAGGTCCTACTTGTCGGCGTTGTTGCATGATGCTGTATTGATTCATCAAGTTTCCAATCTTCAAGCATGTTAACATATCTACCATCTCAGCTACCGATCATCAACACTGCTCCTCGAAAATCCTGCTAGTGAAGCTAAACGTAGACTCTAAGGTGTtatttggttcacgaaatgtaacatAAATGGTAACAGTAATGATTCACACTCAAGTGGTTGTAACAAGTTTAAATAGGCCGACATTAATTCCTAGTGTGCTATCTGATATGGTTAAACTTAAATAATCGTAGTTTAACATTATCAGTTATCCAtcacgttacaaatatgtgaactaaGCAGCACCTAAAAAGTTGTTGAAACGGGAACAACCATAATATTTTTGGCCATTATAAACATTATATGTTATGTTAGTGTGTGTTTGGTTGGACGTGCAAGAAGAGATAGAAGAGGGCGGTCATATTTTCTATAGTGTTTGGATGGGAGTCACGCGGGGGCGAGGTTAACACTGATGCAATTTTTAGTGGCGACGTGATCTCAAAATATCGAGAGGATGGTGTTGCCCACGCCTCATCCTACTTTAACCTTAGACCAAACATATAATTAGATTACACTCATGTCACCAATAGAGGATGTCAAACTCATCCCCACAAGAGAAAACGTCGTCGCTATCAAATACATAGACAACTTAAAAATACGAGGAGCTAAAACAATTAAGGAAGAAGAACTACACCGAGAGAAGTGCAGGGCCAACTACACCTCAACCATGTGAACCAAAAAATCTTCACCATCACTTCTTCCTCGTAAAAAGGATACAAGTTAAGGATCTGTTTGGTTTTCCACCTAAAGCGTCACAATCTGACTAACCTTAGTCGATCGAATTGAAGAACTATGGTTAAGCAGAAAAGTTAGACACATTGTGACGTCTTAGCTAGCAAACCAAACAAACCCTAACTATGATACATTTTTAAGTTTTTTTTCCATTTTTTGTTGTTAGTGCATACATTTCATAAATCCTTATAGGTTAAGTTAAAGATCTATGTTTTTTTAAATATTTTCCATTTTTCTGTTATAAGTCGGCATCATTTTATTTCCTACTCGACAATGAACAAAGCAGGTTTTAGCTTATAGCATCGCTGTACGACCAAATAACGAATACCAATAAAATCATACTTCCACATATATATCATGTGCGCCTGTAGCTCAGTGGATAGAGCGTCTGTTTCCTAAGCAGAAGGTCGTAGGTTCGACCCCTATCTGGCGCGTTTTTATTTGAAAATTTGTTTTGTTTCATTTTGTTGCTTGGATGACAAATTCTTCATAAATTTCAGTGTATATCTTTTCAATTATTTTCATTCTAAATAAATTTCAGTACATATTTTCCCTATTATTTCAATTCCAAATAACTATCTCGATCAATAAAATAGTATAATCCTATATTCAATCGACCCCTACCTGGCACGTTTTTATTTGAAAAATTGTTTTGTTTCATTTTGTTGCTTGGATGACAAATTCTTCATAAATTTCAGTGTATATCTTTTCAATTATTTTCATTCTAAATAATTTCAGTACATATTTTCCCTATTATTTCAATTCCAAATAACTATCTCATCAATAAAATAGTATAATCCTATATTCAAATAAACACCATTGGATTAATTACACACGTATTTTTAGGCTTGTATCAACGACAGTTAACACTGATATGACAGTACCGACCTGTCACCAACGACGGTCGGTTGGCCTGAACATTCGATGGACATGTCAGTCAATTCAGCTGGTACCGATTCTAAATAATCATATATAACTACTCTCTCAATCAATAAAAATAATATAATCCTTGTTTCAAATAAAATATCATTAGATTGACTATCATAGATATTTTTAGGCAAGTGCCAACGCGAGCGAGAGAAGGGCGGGAGGTGACCAGGGCCCTGAAAGCTCTGGTCCCTTTGACAACTGACCTACCCAATGTTGCCAACGGTCTCGGCGACCTCCAGCTCGCCCCCCTCAAGAGGAGTGCGGGATGCAAGGCACACCACGACCCACGCGTACCGAGGTCGTAGGAGTATTGGACTCCATCCGAGATTTATCCTATTACAAGTTGTGATTGCTATCTACTTGCTTATCTCCTTCTTTGTCGCAGATCGTGTCCCTGCATATCTGGAGCTTTCATCGCCTAACCACACGAGTTATCGTCGAATGCCAAACCCTTCGGATGTTTGCAACTGCATCATCCGACACATCCGGACTTTGACAGCGCTTAACTCAGACGTCGACCTCCATTAGCTTGGGTCGGGTATACCTGAGTTGGTTATATCCTACTCGTTCGTCCCGCAGGGTGACTCAGCAGGAAACCCATCAGGCGACCCATGACATGTTTTAGTGCTCGTGAGGAcccggggatatctatcccccacaagcccccgaggctCAAGCCAACTTTTGAGAGTAGCTGGCTCGAGACTCTGAAAGAGAACGTTGtcctttgctccttctaagctttTGAAGTTCGCTTTGCTTTATTGTTGTATCCGCTGGGTGCACcgtaggtgcacccaatgggtgtagcccccaagctttgaattgatttgagtactaatcaactcaaaggtcttcattgccTGCTTTTGAGTTAACATTTTCTTTTTGGCCCATGTGTCCATTGGGTGCACcaggtgtagcccctgagctttgaattgatttgagtactaagcaattcaaaggtcttcattgccTGCTTTTGGGTTCAACATTTTCTTTTTGGTGCACCCAGTGGGTGTAGaccccgagctttgagttgatttgagtattaatcaactcaaaggtcttcacgAACTATTCTTGGAAAACTCTGATTTATTATAACGATTGTGCTTGAATTGCTCCTGCTCATAAATGGACAATTGTTTATTTTGCACCCCAAAGCATTGCTTAAAAAAGCCAAAGGCATGTTATCCTGCATCAACACAACCCCTATGCCATCATCACAGGCATCAGTCTCCACTACAAAAGATTTGTCAAACTATAGCAGTGCCAACACTGGGGTTTTAGTCATAGCCTGCTTAAGCTATTCAAATGCTTGTTGAGCTTCTTCAATCCACTTCCAACCTTGCTTTCCTTGCAAAATCTTAGTCATAGGTTTAGCTATCACACCATAATTCCTTACAAATTTTTTGTAATATCCTGTCAGCCCTAGGAACCCCTGAGCTCTGTGACAGAAGTTGGTCTGGGCCACTTCACCATGGCTATGGTCTTTGATGGGTCTGTTTCTACCCTTCCTTTGAAATAATATGCCCTAAGTATTGTAGCTCAGCCTTTGCAAATGAACACTTCTTTTCTTTAAGATAGAATTGATGTGCTCTTAGTGTCTCAAATACCAATCTCAAATGCAGGAGATGCTCCTCAATAGTGGGACTAtaaatcaatatatcatcaatgaaaaccataaCAAACTTCCTAAGATAGGGTTCCAAAACTGAATTCATAGCACACTAGAGCGTAGTTGGGGCATTAGTAAGACCAAAGGGCATTATCCTAAACTGATAATGACCATGGTGAGTCTTGAATGCAATTTTATTATTCATCCTCAAcactcatcctgatctggtggtaCCCAGCAGTCATATCCAAACTTGTGAAGTATTGTGTACCAGATAATTCATCCAAGATCTCATCAACCAAAGGCATAGGAAACTTATTCTTTATAGTAATGTCATTCAGCTTGCGATAATCCACACAAAACCTCCAAGTCCCATCCTTCTTTTGCACTAGCAATACTATAGATGCAAATGGACTAGCACTAGGCACAATTAACCCAGCCTTCATAAGTGCATACACTTGTCTTTCTATTTCATCCTTGTGCAGAGCGGCATACCTATAGGGTCTTGATTCATTGAAACTGACCCTGGCAGCAGGGGTATATGATGATCAAAAGCCCCACTATGGGGTAAAGACTTAGGTGCAACAAACAGATCCTGAAAATCAGCCACCAATTTAGTAATGTTCTCATCCTCCACTTCACCCTTATCTGTGTCTGTTGGTTCCATCAACACACACACCCAGACTTAATTTCCCTTGAGTCATTTTTGCACCTATATGGCCTACACAGATGACACTTCTTGCATCTTCGCACAATCTCCTTGCAGTTGTATACATTTTCTTGATGCTCAAAACTCAGAGTCTTGTGAACCCAATCACATTGCATGGGACTATATGATTCCAACCAATCTATTCCAAAAAAACATCAAAGACTCCCAAATCCAATACTCTCATTGTAGTCACAAAAGTATGCCCCCTAGCCCACCACATCAACTCCTTAACTTGACTGTCGCTTCTTAACATCTCTCTGCTGGCAACCTTCACCACCATTGGACTACACTCCTCAGTCTTCAAACCTAATTTCTCTACCATCTCCTTGCTAATAAAGTTTATATAACTCCATGCGTCCACTAACAACAACATCGCCCTAATTCTAATGCACTTAGAACCATAATTTCCACAGATGGCATTTAGAGACAACATATTATCACCGTCTTCCTGCACTTCTTTTTCCACCTGCTCTAGTTCTTCCGGGGACAACACCCTAGCCATGTCTTCTGCTGTCAACAAATTTAAATGAGCTGCAGCTCCCTTCCCACACTTTGCCTAGTGCCCTGGTTCATATTTCTCCCACAGGTGCAACACAAACCATCAGCTCTTCTATACTCCTTCAACTGCCTCTCCTTACTCCAAGTTCCACTCTCTATTCCTCCCTTTCATTCACTTCTTCCTACTCCTCCAGACTTGGAAATCAACAGTCTTGCCGAACATGCTTCTGGTCTTGTCCATAATTTCTTGTTGTACTTGTGCCAATAACACAGCTCTGTCCACAGTGGCAGGTAATTGAGCCATAACCATACCTTGCATTTCTTACTTCAACCCCATAATGAATTAGTTCACCAAGAATGTATCATCCAACCCTGGGTTGTGCACAATGGCAGCATATCTTGCTTCTTTAAAATCTTGTATATATTCATCAAGGGTTCCTCTCTACTTGATTATCTGTAACCTCCTCATCGCCTTGGGTACTCATCTGCCCCAAATTTGAGCCAATGGCTTGACTGGTGGTGCCGTGGTGCCTTCAGTGGAATCCTCCCTGGATCAGGAAGGATTGATCAGGAGCACCTACGCTAGGATCGTCGGCTCTAATACCAGGTGTAACACCCCCTGCCGCCGGTGAATCGCCGAGGCGTGAGGTTGAGTTCTCCCTCCAGCGATTGAGTCGAGGAAGCAGCCCAAGATAAGAACCGCTAGGGAGACACGTTCCAGGTAAGGGAAAACATTGGTATGTGGTTTCTGATTTCTATTATTGCCTGATTTCTGATCTGTGCTGATTACAACTATTTATAGCGATTAACCACCGACTTAAGCCTACTACCAATTCTATAGATCACACTTGACTCACAGATCTAGACTCACATGATATTATTACCTGCCATACCCATAGGGTCATGACACCCGACCACGTGCCCAGTCAGAGCGGCATGGCAGCGCCAGCGACCAGCGTCCGTCGCCCCCGCCACCGGTAAACAACAAATTTTGTTGTAGAAGTTAAAACGTGGCGCTAGACCTATTTAAAATTGTTTCGAGTATGTGATGATTGTTCCTCACACAAGGTTACATGCTAAACTCGTGGCCTTCTAAGGCACTGTTTGGAAGCAATCTAGTTTTTAAGAAACCAGTTTTTATCTTTTAGCTAGGAGAGGCGAGCTTCTTGTTTTTTAAAAAACTAGTAATCTAATTTTTATAAACTAAGATGTAAACTGGTATGTTTAGAACCAACTCAATTTCTATAAACCAGTTTCTTAAAAGCAGTTGCTTTCAAACGAGCCTAAGCTATTCAATTTCCCTCCCTGCAATTCACATTGATATGAGCATTACTTTGCTCTTCAAGTGTTTATATCTTGCTAAATGGTAACCAATTCAATTCTGACTTTCACCAAGAATTTTGATTACCTCTTTTGCGTTGACCTTGAAGCATCAATGACTCATTTTTAGGCTCGAGGCACGATGATGAAACCTGTGGTGCCCAGCCCAGGCTACCTTTACGACCTGGCTCCGCCACTGTTGGCAACTTCGCCCGTTGCACCCCCGGAGGACCGACAGCGACGACGCCACTACTGATGCCACTGGCCAACCGTGAGGACAGGACAACGGTCGCCTCTGGCCGCGGATCGGCAGATTCAGTCTTATTTGGTGCCATGGATCCAGTCGCCGGTACGGCGGAGCATCGGGGACCGGTGGAagtgcgcgcccgcgcgcccggcaAGATCATCCTCACAGGCGAGCACGCCGTCGTCCACGgctccgccgccgtcgccgctgccatCGATCTCTACACCAACTCCTCCCTCCTCCTCCGCCCCGCAGGCCCAGGTGCTCCCGCCAAACATGGCTTCTTCTGATTCTTCGTGTCGTCGCGTCGCCGTGGCCGCTAGTACCCTTCTCACAGCTTCTCTCCCTCGTTCCCACCCAGGAGAGGGTGGCGGCGCTGGCTCCAGCGCGGTAGAGCTGGACCTCAGGGACTCGGGCCTGACCTTCTCATGGCCGTGCTCGCGCCTCCGCGGGGCGCTGGGGGAAGAGATCAGCGCCAACCCCGGGGCTCCGGCGCCGTGCTCCCCCGACCAGCTTGCCGCTATTGCCAGGCTCTTGCAGGACCAGGACATCCCTGAGGCCAAGATCTGGCTCTCCGCCGGCCTCTCCGCCTTCCTTTTCCTCTACACCTCCATTTTGGGGTTGGTTTCTTCTTCCACCCAGATCAATCAATCTTGCATTGTGTGTGATGCCTGACTCTCGCCCACATTAACTTTTTCACACGTGTAATTGGTTGTATTCTTGTGCAGATGCAGGCCTGGCAAGGCAGTGGTGTCCTCGGACCTGCCCATGGGCGCAGGGCTTGGCTCATCGGCAGCATTTTGTGTCTCCATGTCGGGGGCACTATTGACGGCTGCTGGCGCAGTAAGTGTTGGAGCACACAGGGGTGCTGAGGGTTGGGAGGTGTTGGAGAAGGGTGCTCTTGAGCTGGTCAACCAATGGGCGTTCCAAGGGGAAAAGATTATTCATGGCAAGCCTTCTGGCATCGACAATTCCGTCAGCACTTTTGGTATGCTGTGAAATTGACTGGTTTTGAAACCTTTATTTAAAACTGGTAGTATTGAAATGCCTTTTCATTCAGGGTTGACCTCTAGTGGAATCCGTATTCAGGTTGTTTGCAATAACTTAATGGTTGTTTGCTGAATGGCACCCCCACTCTAGTCACAGCTAGGAattcatgattgcttctagtttatttatttgttttttttTCAAACAACTCCCCTAGTTATATATGTCCTAATGAGTTATATATGTTCTTGACTTACAACTACATATAGATGATGTATGTATGTATTGAAATCAATAATTTAACCAAAAATACTTGTACTCTTGTTAGTTTTAGGTCCAAGGCATGGAAAGCTTCGCTAATGGGCGTTAAGTAATTTATTAGGAAGCATGAGATCATCTGAATGTTAATTGCCTTATCATTTCTCCTAATTTGTTTTGGTTGACTAAATCTTCTGTTTGAATCTAGGGAAAATGATCAAATTCAAGAAGGGGGAACTGACAAACCTTGAGTCCAGGAACCCAGTCAAAATGCTTATTACTGATACAAGAGTTGGTAGGAACACAAAGGCACTGGTTGCTGGTGTGTCTGAAAGAGCATCTAGACATCCAGATGCTATGGCTTCTGTATTCCATGCAGTGAACACTATCAGTGAAGAGCTTTCAAGCATTGTTGAGTTAGTAGCCGAGGATGAGATAGCCATCACCTCTAAGGAGGATAAGCTAGCAGAGCTTATGGAGATGAACCAAGGTTTGCTTCAGTGTATGGGAGTCAGCCATTCTTCTATAGAAACTGTGTTGCGGACCACTCTGAAATATAGCTTGGTCTCAAAGCTAACTGGAGCTGGTGGTGGAGGCTGTGTGTTGACTCTAATACCGACGTGTATCCTTTTTTATATCCCCTGGTTGCATCTTTTTCTTCATGGTTTTATACAAAAATAAACACCATACAACTTATGTGTGATTTCTGTTAATCTTTAACATTTCAACTCAAAGCTTTTCAGAAAACTGGGTCTTGATATGCATTAATAATGAATCTGACAGTTTGGAAACTTCAGGATTACAGTGGCCTGTCTTGTACTCTCCGTTTGAAACCGTAGTCATTTTTGGCTGTCCTAAGTCAAATTTCTTTAGCTtggaatagagtgctcattacttAACATTATATAGTCATGTAGAATGATTCTAGGTTCCATTCCATCTAATATAGATGAGTTTTTTTAATAAATCTATCGATGTGGAAGGACAGGAGCTGTAGCAGTTTAAATTCCTAAATATCCTTAGATCTCATTGTATCTGAGTTTCTGTTCTATACCTACATAGAGACGCTTTTCATCTGTTTGACATTTCAATAATGCCAATGATTCCTTGACATGATTATCAGTATCGTCCAATATTGTTCTGGAGAAAGTCACCAGGGAGCTCGAATCTCATGGTTATCGCTGCTTCAAAGTTGAGGTTGGTGGGCGAGGTCTCCAAGTATTCCGAGGATAACATAACACTCAACCTATTTCAAGGAGATGTTGTACCATACTTTTAGAAGATGGCTTACCTGCACTGAAGCTGTTTAGATTCTCTTCTTGAGTTATTCCAAGATCATGATAGGATATTCTTCTCCTAAGCCTAGCAGGTTCTTGTATCCAGTACTCGAGTTGCTCCAGGATTAGGACATTCTTATGCTATCCCTAGCACTCTTGTATCAAATAAGCTCATAGATGCCTGATCATTGCTGGTATGATTGTTGTATTAACTATTAAGTAAACAAACATTTAATTGCTCCAAATGTTGtatcaaataaaaaaaatatcaTCGACCTCATGAAGCCAATAGCTACCCATATGTGGGGCCTCTTCACAGGCGGCTTCAACAGCGCCACACTTCAACACCAGTGATCTGGCTGTGGGGTGGTCACCACCTATGCGCCCGCCCCGGTCACAGGTGCCAAAACCTTCTATGGATCTAGCTCCTCCGATTTACAGCTCTGGGGTACCATCTTGTCCAGTTAACTCTGCACATCAGTTGTATGTCAACCATGCTTTGCTATGGTTATGAGTTTTTCCAATTAGATGCCTCAAATTGTACTCTTGTTGCTTGAGAATGCCTTTGGTTGGTACCCTAATATTTTTGGCTGTTTCAAACTGTACTCTTGTCTGTAATGCTACTAGGCCAGAGGTCCCCTTAAGGCACTGGATTTGTTTAAATGATGTGCTGTTGTTAGAATTTTTTTGACAAGTGCTGCTGTTAGCTGTGTTTTGTATGTGATGTAAGATGATGTAATATTGCCCATCTTTTTCACTAGTTTGTGTTTCTTTTTATATATTGATAATGATTGATATATGCTGAAAAGGTTGCAACTTTTGTGCTACTATAAATTTTTTTAAGCATGTAAATAACTGAATAGGAATAAACTCGTGAACAGTTTTAGTTTGTTGCTGTCAGACATTATTGCCATTTTTTTATTTGATGCTACTGCTGATACAGTTTCTGACATTCTTGTGCATTCTGGAAATATGGTGGGATGTACAGTTCCTGTGTTGCACTACTTGTCTACTTCGTCCACTCATCCGGAAACCTGCAGACGATGAATGAGGATCTGCTCAAAACGTATCATGAGAGAGCTGTTTCCACTGATGCTCGCTCGCTAATCACTTTGTTCAGAGAGGTCAGGTCTTCCCTTGCAAATTTTCCAATGTTCTTCAACATGTTGGAATTCCTTATCACTAAACCTCTGCTAGTTGAAGTTCAGATCTGCCCTTCATTGTTAGTGAAACGTCGTGGCCAAAATTAGTACTAGTTTAAGACCATTTTTATAGGTAGTCTAACAAAATCTATGAGCTCAGCAGTGTTTCAACTACGCTTCAAGTTCCTGCTTTACCTGCAACAAAATGTATGACAGTATGAGCAACCACCTGTTTCAGTGCTGCATACAAGTCGGTTTCAGGACAGCTGTTTCAGTGTTCTTGGATAAAAAAAGAAGAAGGCATGCTTTGCAGCTGACAAACTCACAGCAGTTAAGTGGCAGTTGCTTATCAGCATTTGTCCTCGAGATGGCTGCACTTATTGTTAACCTTCAGGTAACAGCCTGCTTTTAACTACCgtctgcacctctactttccactGGACAAATAATTTCTCCCAGCCACCTCTCTAGTAGTTTAATGAATGACCATCCATGAATCTGCAAAAGTTGCCGTCACTAAACCAGACGGTAGTGCAAGGCACCAAAAAAGATGTTTTTTTTTGCTAGGACATGGTTAAAAAACAGCATGATTTCTAGGGTCAGCCACATCACTGTTGTTATGCAGGGACATATGGAGTTATTTTGTGTGGTCATGTGTTTAAAATTGTTAGAGTCATCATTGTTAGTACAAGTATCAGCAACAGGATCATCATGAGGACTGGCCGTGGGAGTAGAGCGAGGACGACGAATGTAAGTCTGAGTGACAGGTGGTTTGGAAGAGTAAGACGGAGATGTTGTGGAAGTGGAAGGTGGTGTGATGGGAATAAGGACATCTGGAGTAGAAACAGTAGGTGGTGATACTGATGAAGTTTCAGAAATGGGAGGAAGGCTCATGAAGGAGGTAGACTCTGTGGAATAAAAAGAAGAATGAGTGGAAGAGTTGTAAAAGAAGGGACGATTTTCATTGAAGCTCACATCTCGAGAAATACGCATGCGACGAGAAGATGAATCATAACATCGATAGCCTTTATGTTCAGGGCTATATCCAAGAAAAACACACTCAACAGATTGAGCAGTCAATTTAGTACGTTCACGAGGTGATAATAGTACATAACACGTACATCCAAAAACTCGAAGGTGGTCATATCGTGGAGGAGTTCCGAAAAGAACTTCACCAGGTGTTTTGCCAGAGAGTTTGGATGACGGTTGTCTATTGATGAGGTAAACCGCAGTAGAAACTGCTTCACCCCAAAAATGTGACGGGACAAAAGAAGATATCAACAAAGTGCGAGCAGTTTCTATAATGTGACGATGTTTGCGTTCAGCCACACCGTTCTGTGCATGAGCACCAGGGCAAGAAAGCTGAGCAAGAGTACCCTCTGAAGTCAAAAACTGGCGGAAATTATCAGATAAATATTCACCACCAGAATCAGAACGAAAGGTTTTAATGTGAGTGGAAAATTGAGTGTGAATCATACGAGCAAAGGTTTTATAAATAGAAATCAGCTCAGAGCGGCGTTTCATGAAATAAATCCAAGTGTAGCGAGAATGATCATCAATAAAAATAACATAGTATTTATATCCACCTTTTGACACAAAAGGTGCAGGACCCCAAATATCAGAGTGAACCAAATCAAAGGGTTGAACAGAATGAGAATGACTAGTAAAATATGGaagttgtatttgttttccaagatGACAACCCTTACAATGAAAATCAGACTCAACCGAAGTATGACCTAAGCAACCTGACTTTATTAGAGTAGACAATCTAGATCCACACAAATGACCTAGACGATGATGCCACTGGGCAAAAGACGCAACAGAAGCAAGGGTAGCTGAAAGCACATGCGCTGGAGATGTAGCCAAGGAAGGAAGCCGCAAAGAGTCCAAGATGTAGAGGCGAGGAGCAGCTCTACGGCGACGGCCAGTCCCAATCACTTCCCCTGTACGAAGGTCCTGtacaaaacaagatgagtcatcaaATCCGACAAAGCAATTATGATCCGTAATTTGGCCTACTGAAAGAAGGTCCATAGATAGCTCAGGAACAAAGAAAATATTAGGTACTGTAAAGTGTGGATCTGAAAGATAACCCTTATGAGTAATGTGGCATACAGTACCATCAGCTGTCTGCACTGAAGCACCATCTGTGACAGGTGTAGTAGAAGCCAACTTTGACTGATCAGATGTGACATGAAAGGAAGCTCCTGAATCAAGTACCCAGGCCGACTCTGAAGTACAAGCGGACGAAGTGGCAGCAACAGCAACTGAGCCTCTATTAGATGGTCCTGGACCACGACCACGAGCAGCACGTCGTGCACGGAAATCAGTCAACTTCTCAGGAAACTTGACAAAGCAAAGCTCAGATCGATGATTGGTCTTGCCACAATGATCACAAGGCTT
Proteins encoded:
- the LOC100384063 gene encoding Mevalonate kinase gives rise to the protein MPLANREDRTTVASGRGSADSVLFGAMDPVAGTAEHRGPVEVRARAPGKIILTGEHAVVHGSAAVAAAIDLYTNSSLLLRPAGPGEGGGAGSSAVELDLRDSGLTFSWPCSRLRGALGEEISANPGAPAPCSPDQLAAIARLLQDQDIPEAKIWLSAGLSAFLFLYTSILGCRPGKAVVSSDLPMGAGLGSSAAFCVSMSGALLTAAGAVSVGAHRGAEGWEVLEKGALELVNQWAFQGEKIIHGKPSGIDNSVSTFGKMIKFKKGELTNLESRNPVKMLITDTRVGRNTKALVAGVSERASRHPDAMASVFHAVNTISEELSSIVELVAEDEIAITSKEDKLAELMEMNQGLLQCMGVSHSSIETVLRTTLKYSLVSKLTGAGGGGCVLTLIPTLSSNIVLEKVTRELESHGYRCFKVEVGGRGLQVFRG